The Deltaproteobacteria bacterium genome window below encodes:
- a CDS encoding rod shape-determining protein, translating into MILDSIFGWLSNDLAIDLGTANTLVFVKGKGIVLREPSVVAVKKDARSARVLAVGKEAKSMLGKTPGNIVAIRPMKEGVIADFEVAESMLRYFIRKVHNRRTLVRPRIIVSVPSGITQVEKRAVIESAESAGAREVYLIEEPMAAAIGAGLPITEPTANMVVDIGGGTTEVAVISLAGIVYSASIRVAGDKMDEAILQHIKRKFNLLIGEHSAENIKIQIGNVLPEPPLEEMEIKGRDLVSGVPKTIVINAAEVREAISEQIANIVEVVRNALEETPPELSADIVDRGIVLTGGGALLKNLDKLLRDETGLPILIAEDPLSSVVLGSGKALDNLSILREIMIN; encoded by the coding sequence ATGATCCTTGATTCCATATTCGGCTGGCTTTCCAATGATCTTGCCATCGATCTCGGCACGGCGAACACCCTCGTTTTCGTCAAGGGCAAGGGGATCGTCCTTCGAGAGCCATCGGTCGTAGCGGTCAAGAAGGACGCCCGTTCCGCCCGGGTCCTCGCTGTTGGGAAAGAGGCCAAATCCATGCTTGGCAAGACCCCGGGGAATATCGTTGCCATTCGGCCCATGAAGGAAGGAGTCATCGCCGATTTCGAGGTCGCCGAATCTATGCTCCGCTATTTTATCCGCAAGGTGCATAACCGGCGGACCCTCGTCAGGCCCCGCATCATCGTCAGCGTCCCGTCAGGCATCACCCAGGTGGAAAAGCGTGCAGTCATTGAATCGGCCGAATCCGCGGGCGCAAGAGAGGTCTATCTCATCGAGGAGCCTATGGCGGCCGCTATCGGAGCAGGCCTTCCCATCACGGAACCCACGGCGAACATGGTCGTTGACATCGGCGGCGGGACAACAGAGGTTGCTGTCATCTCTCTTGCCGGTATTGTCTACAGCGCCTCGATCCGGGTGGCCGGGGACAAGATGGACGAGGCGATCCTTCAGCACATCAAGAGGAAGTTCAATCTCCTTATCGGCGAGCATTCAGCCGAGAACATAAAGATCCAGATCGGAAACGTCCTTCCCGAACCCCCCCTGGAAGAGATGGAGATCAAGGGCCGGGATCTGGTCTCAGGCGTTCCGAAGACCATCGTCATCAATGCAGCCGAGGTCAGGGAAGCCATATCAGAACAGATCGCCAATATCGTGGAGGTGGTGAGAAACGCCCTCGAGGAGACGCCTCCGGAGCTTTCTGCCGACATCGTGGACCGGGGGATCGTGCTTACAGGTGGCGGGGCCCTCCTCAAGAATCTGGACAAGCTCCTTCGGGATGAGACGGGTCTTCCTATACTCATTGCCGAGGATCCCCTTTCTTCTGTCGTCCTCGGTTCCGGTAAGGCACTTGACAACCTAAGTATCCTTCGGGAAATCATGATCAACTGA
- the mreC gene encoding rod shape-determining protein MreC, with translation MGILAAITIGRGIVGISFSTFFLDAAGSLQRFFSFPARAIVGVWHDYVELYRVREENAHLQREIERLKTELAQYREYRSTHPDLLRLLDLKKQSDRPLLGANIVGKDLAPWVDSVTIDRGRRDGVGSGSVVRAGGGVAGQVVETSLFFSKVMLLTDPASAIAALVQRTRVPGILRGAGKGSCVLTYVGKGSDVALGDEIVTSGTDGVFPKGLPIGTVSAIRPPSESDLFMEITVTPHVRVELLEHVLVDLAPNTETGHTP, from the coding sequence ATGGGGATTCTTGCCGCCATCACCATCGGCCGTGGCATCGTGGGCATCTCCTTTTCGACCTTTTTTCTCGATGCCGCCGGGTCTCTCCAGCGTTTTTTTTCGTTTCCCGCCAGGGCCATCGTGGGCGTCTGGCATGATTATGTCGAACTTTACCGCGTCAGGGAGGAAAACGCGCATCTTCAGAGGGAAATCGAGCGCCTGAAGACGGAACTTGCCCAATACCGGGAATATCGTTCCACACATCCCGACCTCCTGAGACTTCTCGATCTGAAGAAACAGTCCGACCGTCCCCTTCTTGGGGCAAACATCGTGGGCAAGGATCTCGCCCCGTGGGTCGATTCCGTCACCATCGACAGGGGGCGACGCGATGGCGTAGGATCCGGGTCTGTTGTGAGGGCCGGAGGAGGTGTTGCGGGACAGGTTGTGGAGACCTCTCTCTTTTTTAGCAAGGTCATGCTCCTGACCGATCCGGCGAGCGCGATCGCTGCCCTCGTCCAGAGGACCCGCGTGCCGGGAATCCTCCGAGGGGCCGGCAAGGGATCGTGCGTCCTCACCTACGTGGGGAAGGGCTCAGACGTGGCCCTTGGGGACGAGATCGTCACTTCTGGGACGGACGGTGTCTTTCCCAAGGGCCTTCCCATTGGGACCGTATCTGCCATAAGGCCTCCATCGGAATCGGATCTTTTCATGGAGATTACGGTGACCCCACATGTCAGGGTCGAACTCCTGGAGCACGTCCTGGTGGATCTGGCCCCTAACACGGAGACCGGTCATACGCCATGA